DNA sequence from the Candidatus Cloacimonadota bacterium genome:
CGGCATTGAAGCTTGGTTAATAGAACAGGATAATCTGGTCGCACAAGGCATAACCAATAAAAGCCTAATGCAGAAATGAGCTATTTAAGCCCTTACTATATAATAGTTTTAGGTGGAACAAATATGAAAAAGAACCAAGACTATAAAAACTATCCCAATTGGATTAGTATGGAAGTGGAGCTTTTGCACGAAACTCAATATTTCAGCTCGACTTTAGTAACCTTCGATTCTAACGTAGAAATGAAGATTTAAGATACAAATGACGATAAGACGAGCAAAGCAAGAAGATATCGAAGCCATAGCGGCTTGCCACATTCAAAGTTGGCGAGAAACATACCCCGGCATTATGCCCCAAGAAAAGCTTGAAGCAATGAATATCACTGCCAGTATGCGCAATTGGCAATATACTCTGGATCAAGAACAGGTATTTCTGGTTGCCGAAGCATCCGGCACAATATGTGGTTTTGCCGCAGGAGGCGATAACCGATCCAATCAGGATTGTGAAACTGGTATTGGCGATAGCTGTAGCGCTGAGCTGGGAGCATTATATCTGATTCAGAAATTTCAAGGATTGGGAATTGGGAGAGCATTGTTTGAATGCTTTTGTAAAGAAGTTTTGGCTTTGGGTCACCAAAACATGGTGGTATGGGTAGCGCAACAAAACGTATCCTGCGGGTTTTATGCTCATATGGGCGGAGAATTGGTGGATAAAAAAATGCTCAAGGTAATCAATACCAGTGTTCCGGTGATCGCCTATCGCTATTCGAGCGAAATCTTGCAGCAGCATGCTATTCATGTAAAGCCCAAGGGATAATGAAAAAGCCGCTATTGATCCTGATTAGTGGCGCACGGGGCGTGGGAAAATCCACCCTTGCCGATTCATTAAATCGCAGTTTGTCTGCCAGCGTTTGGCTAGATGGCGACGATCTCTGGCGCATGGACCCCTTCATCGTAAACGATGCAACTAAACAAATGGTTCTCAAGAACATCGGCTTCGTTTTGTCTTC
Encoded proteins:
- a CDS encoding GNAT family N-acetyltransferase, with the protein product MTIRRAKQEDIEAIAACHIQSWRETYPGIMPQEKLEAMNITASMRNWQYTLDQEQVFLVAEASGTICGFAAGGDNRSNQDCETGIGDSCSAELGALYLIQKFQGLGIGRALFECFCKEVLALGHQNMVVWVAQQNVSCGFYAHMGGELVDKKMLKVINTSVPVIAYRYSSEILQQHAIHVKPKG